The genomic window TTTTTAGATTCCCTAAATCATTATAAAACTCTGCCCTTTCAAATGCCTCCTGCGCGACTATAAGCGGGATAAACCCTTTATAAAGCCTCGCGCGATAAGTAAAAGATTCAAATCCGTCTCCATCACGCCATAAGCTACCTGTGGGACATACACTCACGCATTTGCCACACGCAATACAATCAATCGCTGAAAGCTCTAAGATTCTCGCACTCTTGTCGCTTGTTATGCCAATGGTTGGGCAAATATCCACACAGCTATGGCATACACTCTGCCCATTGGCAAGCGGTCGCCTCAACTGGAATTGGCAATGTGTTGGATTAAAAATGATATTCCGCTCATAGCTTTGCTCTCCGCACAAACCTAAAAGCGCTTGGAGCATTTGCTGGGCATTAGCATACATATCTGGCTTATGCACGCCTTTGCATTCGGGCAATTCAATGGGGGCAAAGCATACAATCTGCGATGTTTCAAGGCTCTCAACATCGTCATTTGCATTTTTGAATCTTAGGCTAAAAGCACCCAAATGTCCTTTTACACTCACAAAATCCTGCGGCAAAAGCTGCGAGACTTCTAACACAACAGAATCTTGATTCACACATAGCTCTAAAAATTCATCGCACAGCTCCCCATAGCCAATTACCACGCATTGAGGAGAAATGATATGAATAGAATCTTTGTGTAATGAGGCAAAATCAAGCGTGAGTTCATCACATTCACTTAGAATCTCACGCTCATTATCAGTCAAAATAGTGTGTAAAATGGATATTGCCTCTGCCATTGCCGCTTTGAAATACCTTCATAATAAGATCTAAGTGGCATTCTACAACAAATCAGCAAAAATGAAAGTATTTTTAACTAAAATATTTTTACAGAATCTATAACATATTGGTTTTT from Helicobacter typhlonius includes these protein-coding regions:
- a CDS encoding 4Fe-4S dicluster domain-containing protein, with product MAEAISILHTILTDNEREILSECDELTLDFASLHKDSIHIISPQCVVIGYGELCDEFLELCVNQDSVVLEVSQLLPQDFVSVKGHLGAFSLRFKNANDDVESLETSQIVCFAPIELPECKGVHKPDMYANAQQMLQALLGLCGEQSYERNIIFNPTHCQFQLRRPLANGQSVCHSCVDICPTIGITSDKSARILELSAIDCIACGKCVSVCPTGSLWRDGDGFESFTYRARLYKGFIPLIVAQEAFERAEFYNDLGNLKNHNPLILPFVLQVPDMLNITYLLTLLQESGAPIVLYSPLGEHINDDIESLNTIYERIFFQRAIHSFADLQEVGALQPIGQTHYIYTPTSNESSKDILAERLRFWVKQESYGEVPMKNSALLNIDSQKCTLCLSCVEACNTKALINHQSRFELLHKALLCTDCGYCVSSCPEQVLSLESHTLKLVPQSFEYTTIASDEPFRCVECNQIFATRKSIEKIKHILSPAFSGNIAKLRSLECCADCKVKVMFNGVSV